In the genome of Pelodiscus sinensis isolate JC-2024 chromosome 3, ASM4963464v1, whole genome shotgun sequence, one region contains:
- the FLRT3 gene encoding leucine-rich repeat transmembrane protein FLRT3, whose protein sequence is MISVTWNIFLIWTKIGLLLKMAPHCVSAKSCPSVCRCDAGFIYCNDRELTSIPTGIPQDATTLYLQNNQINNAGIPSDLKNLLRVERIYLYHNSLDEFPTNLPKYVKELHLQENNIRTITYDSLSQIPYLEELHLDDNSVSAVSIEDGAFRDNIYLRLLFLSRNHLSTIPWGLPKTIEELRLDDNRISTISEVSLQDLTNLKRLVLDGNLLNNHGLGDKVFMNLVNLTELSLIRNSLIAAPINLPGTNLRKLYLQENHINRVPPNAFADLRQLYRLDMSNNNLSSLPQGIFDDLDNITQLFLRNNPWYCGCKMKWARDWLQSMPLKVNVRGLMCQAPEKVRGMAIKDLNTELFDCKDDSIVSTIQITTAIPNTLYPAQGHWPVSVTKQSEVKTPSLNRHYRTTASPVRKIITIIVKSVSTESIHISWKVALPMTALRLSWLKMGHSPAFGSITETIVTGDRSDYLLTALEPESPYRVCMVPMETSNIYLSDETPVCIETETAPLKMYKPTTTLNREQEKEPYKNSNLPLAAIIGGAVALVAIALLALVCWYVHRNGSLFSRNCAYSKGRRRKDDYAEAGTKKDNSILEIRETSFQMIPINNDQVSKEEFVIHTIFPPNGMNLYKNNHSESSSNRSYRDSGIPDSDHSHS, encoded by the coding sequence ATGATCAGTGTAACTTGGAACATCTTCCTAATTTGGACTAAGATAGGGCTGTTGCTTAAAATGGCACCTCATTGTGTCAGTGCCAAATCATGCCCATCGGTGTGTCGCTGTGATGCAGGTTTCATTTACTGTAATGATCGTGAATTGACATCCATTCCTACAGGAATTCCACAGGATGCTACCACTCTCTACCTTCAGAACAATCAAATAAATAATGCGGGGATTCCTTCTGACCTGAAAAACTTACTTAGGGTAGAGAGAATATACTTGTATCACAACAGTTTAGATGAATTCCCTACCAATCTCCCCAAATATGTTAAAGAACTGCATTTGCAGGAAAATAATATAAGGACCATTACTTACGATTCTCTGTCACAAATTCCCTATCTGGAAGAATTGCATTTGGATGATAATTCAGTTTCTGCTGTTAGTATCGAAGATGGAGCTTTCCGGGACAACATCTATCTCAGACTACTTTTTCTCTCTCGAAATCACCTTAGCACCATTCCCTGGGGTTTGCCTAAAACAATAGAAGAGCTACGCTTGGATGATAATCGTATTTCCACCATTTCAGAGGTGTCCCTTCAAGATCTTACTAATCTAAAACGTCTGGTTTTAGATGGAAATCTTTTAAACAATCATGGATTAGGAGACAAAGTCTTCATGAATCTAGTCAATCTAACAGAACTGTCATTGATCCGCAATTCCCTTATAGCTGCTCCCATAAATTTGCCAGGCACAAACCTAAGAAAGCTTTATCTCCAAGAAAATCATATAAATCGTGTACCACCTAATGCTTTTGCTGACCTAAGGCAGTTGTATCGACTGGATATGTCCAATAACAATCTAAGCAGTTTACCTCAGGGTATATTTGATGATCTGGACAACATAACTCAATTGTTTCTTCGAAACAACCCATGGTACTGTGGATGCAAAATGAAATGGGCCCGTGATTGGCTTCAGTCAATGCCTTTAAAAGTCAATGTACGTGGACTGATGTGTCAAGCACCAGAGAAAGTGCGTGGAATGGCTATCAAGGATCTCAACACAGAGCTATTTGATTGTAAGGATGATAGTATTGTAAGCACCATCCAAATTACTACTGCAATACCAAACACATTATACCCTGCCCAAGGGCACTGGCCCGTTTCTGTGACCAAACAATCAGAGGTAAAGACTCCCAGTCTCAACAGACACTACAGAACCACAGCAAGTCCAGTACGGAAAATCATTACAATTATTGTGAAATCTGTAAGTACTGAGAGCATTCATATTTCTTGGAAAGTTGCACTACCCATGACTGCTTTAAGACTGAGCTGGCTTAAAATGGGCCACAGTCCTGCCTTTGGATCTATAACTGAAACCATAGTTACAGGAGATAGGAGTGACTACCTACTTACAGCCCTTGAACCAGAGTCACCATACCGTGTATGTATGGTTCCCATGGAAACCAGCAACATCTATCTGTCTGATGAAACCCCTGTTTGTATAGAGACTGAAACAGCACCTCTGAAGATGTACAAACCTACAACAACCCTAaaccgagagcaagagaaagagcCTTACAAAAATTCGAATTTACCTTTGGCTGCCATCATCGGTGGTGCAGTGGCCCTAGTGGCTATCGCATTACTTGCACTAGTGTGCTGGTATGTCCACAGAAATGGATCCTTGTTTTCAAGGAACTGTGCGTACAGCAAAGGACGGAGGAGAAAGGATGACTATGCTGAAGCTGGAACTAAGAAAGACAACTCCATCTTAGAAATCAGGGAGACTtcttttcagatgataccaataAATAACGACCAAGTGTCCAAGGAGGAGTTTGTCATACACACCATATTCCCACCTAATGGAATGAATCTGTATAAGAACAACCACAGTGAAAGCAGCAGTAACAGGAGCTACAGAGACAGTGGCATACCAGATTCAGATCATTCACATTCATGA